The Numida meleagris isolate 19003 breed g44 Domestic line chromosome 7, NumMel1.0, whole genome shotgun sequence genome contains a region encoding:
- the HENMT1 gene encoding small RNA 2'-O-methyltransferase isoform X2, with amino-acid sequence MDKNFEGKQFTGVIKFTPPLYKQRYNFVKDLVEKYKPKKVADLGCADCTLLWMLKFCGCIEVLAGLDICATVMKEKMHRLSPLPADYLEPSERSLTVTLHQGSVAHKDPCMLGFDLVTCIELIEHLEESELEKFPEVVFGFMAPTMVAISTPNSEFNPLLPGVMAFRHPDHKFEWDRAQFQSWARDTAKRYDYSVEFTGVGNPPAGMEDVGFCTQIGVFIKKYPQTSEPVQCEKPTEAAYKTVFKAVYPSLKDEKYLQNAVVSEVMFRAQIIMRSLLHHLLSEYEEYNDDPTERKLKLQCSVNCFSEDFETLAVEKSMEPFVSGNVVYIPLRKIFSFPKVNELCGTFEKFCRLITGKISRQTTDVWPYLFGVP; translated from the exons ATGGATAAGAACTTTGAAGGAAAGCAGTTTACTGGAGTGATTAAATTCACACCACCATTATACAAACAACGTTACAATTTTGTTAAAGATTTAGTGGAGAAATACAAACCAAAAAAG GTGGCAGATTTAGGATGTGCTGACTGTACGCTTCTCTGGATGCTGAAATTCTGTGGTTGCATTGAAGTGTTAGCTGGGCTAGATATCTGTGCAACTgtgatgaaagagaaaat gcataGGTTGTCTCCTCTTCCTGCGGATTATTTGGAGCCATCTGAAAGATCCCTAACTGTGACTTTGCATCAAGGTTCAGTTGCTCATAAAGATCCCTGCATGCTTGGTTTTGACTTGGTAACTTGCATCGAGCT AATAGAGCACCTGGAAGAATCAGAACTAGAGAAATTTCCTGAAGTGGTGTTTGGTTTCATGGCTCCAACCATGGTTGCGATCAGTACTCCTAATTCAGAATTTAACCCGTTGCTTCCAGGAGTGATGGCTTTCAGGCATCCAGACCACAAATTTGAATGGGACAGAGCACAGTTTCAAAGTTG GGCTCGAGATACTGCTAAACGCTATGATTACTCAGTGGAATTCACGGGTGTAGGGAACCCCCCAGCGGGAATGGAGGATGTTGGGTTCTGTACCCAAATAGGTGTGTTTATTAAGAAATACCCTCAAACTAGTGAACCTGTGCAGTGTGAGAAACCCACTGAAGCAGCTTACAAAACC GTCTTCAAAGCAGTGTATCCAAGCCTTAAAGATGAGAAGTACCTGCAGAATGCAGTGGTCAGTGAAGTTATGTTCAGAGCGCAAATCATTATGCGAAGTCTGCTGCACCATTTACTGTCAGAATATGAAGAATATAATGATGATCCTACAGAGAGAAAATTGAAACTCCAATGTTCAGtgaactgtttttcagaagattttgaAACACTGGCTGTTGAAAAAAGCATGGAGCCATTTGTCAGTGGAAATGTGGTTTATATACCCCTCAgaaaaattttttcttttcccaaagtAAATGAACTTTGTGGCACTTTTGAGAAGTTTTGCAGGCTTATTACTG GGAAAATATCAAGACAGACTACAGATGTTTGGCCGTATCTGTTTGGTGTTCCCTAG
- the HENMT1 gene encoding small RNA 2'-O-methyltransferase isoform X3 encodes MLKFCGCIEVLAGLDICATVMKEKMHRLSPLPADYLEPSERSLTVTLHQGSVAHKDPCMLGFDLVTCIELIEHLEESELEKFPEVVFGFMAPTMVAISTPNSEFNPLLPGVMAFRHPDHKFEWDRAQFQSWARDTAKRYDYSVEFTGVGNPPAGMEDVGFCTQIGVFIKKYPQTSEPVQCEKPTEAAYKTVFKAVYPSLKDEKYLQNAVVSEVMFRAQIIMRSLLHHLLSEYEEYNDDPTERKLKLQCSVNCFSEDFETLAVEKSMEPFVSGNVVYIPLRKIFSFPKVNELCGTFEKFCRLITGKVTLSSDCSAMMLNTEYEDEEN; translated from the exons ATGCTGAAATTCTGTGGTTGCATTGAAGTGTTAGCTGGGCTAGATATCTGTGCAACTgtgatgaaagagaaaat gcataGGTTGTCTCCTCTTCCTGCGGATTATTTGGAGCCATCTGAAAGATCCCTAACTGTGACTTTGCATCAAGGTTCAGTTGCTCATAAAGATCCCTGCATGCTTGGTTTTGACTTGGTAACTTGCATCGAGCT AATAGAGCACCTGGAAGAATCAGAACTAGAGAAATTTCCTGAAGTGGTGTTTGGTTTCATGGCTCCAACCATGGTTGCGATCAGTACTCCTAATTCAGAATTTAACCCGTTGCTTCCAGGAGTGATGGCTTTCAGGCATCCAGACCACAAATTTGAATGGGACAGAGCACAGTTTCAAAGTTG GGCTCGAGATACTGCTAAACGCTATGATTACTCAGTGGAATTCACGGGTGTAGGGAACCCCCCAGCGGGAATGGAGGATGTTGGGTTCTGTACCCAAATAGGTGTGTTTATTAAGAAATACCCTCAAACTAGTGAACCTGTGCAGTGTGAGAAACCCACTGAAGCAGCTTACAAAACC GTCTTCAAAGCAGTGTATCCAAGCCTTAAAGATGAGAAGTACCTGCAGAATGCAGTGGTCAGTGAAGTTATGTTCAGAGCGCAAATCATTATGCGAAGTCTGCTGCACCATTTACTGTCAGAATATGAAGAATATAATGATGATCCTACAGAGAGAAAATTGAAACTCCAATGTTCAGtgaactgtttttcagaagattttgaAACACTGGCTGTTGAAAAAAGCATGGAGCCATTTGTCAGTGGAAATGTGGTTTATATACCCCTCAgaaaaattttttcttttcccaaagtAAATGAACTTTGTGGCACTTTTGAGAAGTTTTGCAGGCTTATTACTGGTAAGGTCACACTGAGCAGTGATTGTTCTGCTATGATGCTCAATACTGAATATGAAGATGAGGAGAATTAG
- the HENMT1 gene encoding small RNA 2'-O-methyltransferase isoform X1, translating to MDKNFEGKQFTGVIKFTPPLYKQRYNFVKDLVEKYKPKKVADLGCADCTLLWMLKFCGCIEVLAGLDICATVMKEKMHRLSPLPADYLEPSERSLTVTLHQGSVAHKDPCMLGFDLVTCIELIEHLEESELEKFPEVVFGFMAPTMVAISTPNSEFNPLLPGVMAFRHPDHKFEWDRAQFQSWARDTAKRYDYSVEFTGVGNPPAGMEDVGFCTQIGVFIKKYPQTSEPVQCEKPTEAAYKTVFKAVYPSLKDEKYLQNAVVSEVMFRAQIIMRSLLHHLLSEYEEYNDDPTERKLKLQCSVNCFSEDFETLAVEKSMEPFVSGNVVYIPLRKIFSFPKVNELCGTFEKFCRLITGKVTLSSDCSAMMLNTEYEDEEN from the exons ATGGATAAGAACTTTGAAGGAAAGCAGTTTACTGGAGTGATTAAATTCACACCACCATTATACAAACAACGTTACAATTTTGTTAAAGATTTAGTGGAGAAATACAAACCAAAAAAG GTGGCAGATTTAGGATGTGCTGACTGTACGCTTCTCTGGATGCTGAAATTCTGTGGTTGCATTGAAGTGTTAGCTGGGCTAGATATCTGTGCAACTgtgatgaaagagaaaat gcataGGTTGTCTCCTCTTCCTGCGGATTATTTGGAGCCATCTGAAAGATCCCTAACTGTGACTTTGCATCAAGGTTCAGTTGCTCATAAAGATCCCTGCATGCTTGGTTTTGACTTGGTAACTTGCATCGAGCT AATAGAGCACCTGGAAGAATCAGAACTAGAGAAATTTCCTGAAGTGGTGTTTGGTTTCATGGCTCCAACCATGGTTGCGATCAGTACTCCTAATTCAGAATTTAACCCGTTGCTTCCAGGAGTGATGGCTTTCAGGCATCCAGACCACAAATTTGAATGGGACAGAGCACAGTTTCAAAGTTG GGCTCGAGATACTGCTAAACGCTATGATTACTCAGTGGAATTCACGGGTGTAGGGAACCCCCCAGCGGGAATGGAGGATGTTGGGTTCTGTACCCAAATAGGTGTGTTTATTAAGAAATACCCTCAAACTAGTGAACCTGTGCAGTGTGAGAAACCCACTGAAGCAGCTTACAAAACC GTCTTCAAAGCAGTGTATCCAAGCCTTAAAGATGAGAAGTACCTGCAGAATGCAGTGGTCAGTGAAGTTATGTTCAGAGCGCAAATCATTATGCGAAGTCTGCTGCACCATTTACTGTCAGAATATGAAGAATATAATGATGATCCTACAGAGAGAAAATTGAAACTCCAATGTTCAGtgaactgtttttcagaagattttgaAACACTGGCTGTTGAAAAAAGCATGGAGCCATTTGTCAGTGGAAATGTGGTTTATATACCCCTCAgaaaaattttttcttttcccaaagtAAATGAACTTTGTGGCACTTTTGAGAAGTTTTGCAGGCTTATTACTGGTAAGGTCACACTGAGCAGTGATTGTTCTGCTATGATGCTCAATACTGAATATGAAGATGAGGAGAATTAG
- the PRPF38B gene encoding pre-mRNA-splicing factor 38B: MANNSPAVGAGNCQGQQAAQHQPGAVPPAQQQLQSGAPKPAASGKQGNVLPLWGNEKTMNLNPMILTNILSSPYFKVQLYELKTYHEVVDEIYFKVTHVEPWEKGSRKTAGQTGMCGGVRGVGTGGIVSTAFCLLYKLFTLKLTRKQVMGLITHTDSPYIRALGFMYIRYTQPPTDLWDWFESFLDDEEDLDVKAGGGCVMTIGEMLRSFLTKLEWFSTLFPRIPVPVQKTIDQQIKSRPRKIKKDGKEGMEEIDRHPERRRSRSPRRSISPRRSPRRSRSRSHHREAHGSSSFDRELERERERQRLEREAKEREKERRRSRSTDRALERRRSRSRERYRSRSRSRDRKGDRRDRDREREKENERSRKKERDYDKDRGSEREKDSDRSRERSKERKSKGDNEERRHKDDKDDKKHRDDKRDSKKERKHSRSRSRERKHRSRSRSKNTGKRSRSRSKEKSSKHKSESKEKSNKRSRSRSRGRTDSVEKSRKRDHSPSKERSRKRSRSKERSHKHDHSDSKDHSDKHDRRRSQSTERESQEKQQKNKDETV; encoded by the exons ATGGCGAACAACAGCCCCGCCGTCGGTGCCGGTAACTGCCAGGGGCAGCAGGCGGCCCAGCACCAGCCCGGTGCCGTGCCGCcggcccagcagcagctgcaaagcGGAGCCCCCAAGCCGGCGGCCTCGGGCAAGCAGGGCAACGTGCTGCCGCTGTGGGGGAACGAGAAGACCATGAACCTCAACCCTATGATCCTCACCAACATTCTCTCGTCGCCCTACTTTAAGGTGCAGCTCTACGAGCTCAAAACGTATCACGAAGTGGTGGACGAGATCTACTTCAAG GTTACGCATGTTGAACCATGGGAAAAGgggagcagaaaaacagcaggcCAGACAGGAATGTGTGGAGGG gtACGTGGTGTTGGAACTGGAGGAATTGTGTCTACTGCCTTTTGTCTGCTCTATAAATTATTTACACTGAAGCTCACCCGTAAGCAAGTGATGGGCCTTATTACACATACAGACTCTCCATATATTAGAGCTCTTGGATTTATGTATATTAG GTACACACAACCACCTACAGATCTATGGGACTGGTTTGAATCCTTTCTTGATGATGAAGAG GACTTGGACGTGAAGGCAGGCGGAGGCTGTGTTATGACCATTGGGGAGATGCTTCGTTCCTTCCTCACTAAGCTTGAGTGGTTTTCCACGTTGTTTCCGAGAATTCCTGTGCCAGTCCAGAAGACTATTGACCAGCAAATTAAAAGCAGACccagaaaaattaagaaagatgGCAAGGAGGGAATGGAAGAAATAGACCGGCATCCAGAACGTAGACGTTCAAG GTCTCCAAGACGATCCATCAGTCCCAGGAGGTCTCCCAGAAGATCCAGAAGCAGAAGTCATCATCGGGAAGCTCACGGATCATCTAGTTTTGATAGAGAActagaaagagaaagagaacgTCAGAGATTGGAACGTGAAgctaaagagagagaaaaagaaaggcgCAGGTCTAGAAGTACTGATCGTGCACTGGAAAGGAGACGAAGCAGAAGCAGGGAACGATACAGAAGCCGTAGTCGAAGTCGTGACaggaaaggagacagaagagaTAGGGATAGGGAGcgagagaaagaaaatgaacgCAGCcgaaagaaagagagagattatGATAAGGACAGAGGTAGCGAGAGAGAAAAAGATAGTGATCGATCTAGAGAAAGgtcaaaagaaaggaaaagtaaggGTGATAATGAAGAGAGAAGACACAAGGATGACAAAGATGACAAGAAACACCGGGATGATAAGAGGGATTccaaaaaagagagaaaacatagCAGAAGTCGAAGCCGGGAAAGAAAGCATAGGAGTAGAAGCCGAAGTAAGAATACAGGTAAGCGCAGTAGAAGCAGGAGCAAAGAGAAATCAAGTAAGCATAAAAGTGAAAGTAAAGAGAAATCAAATAAACGAAGtagaagcagaagcagaggaagaacagaTAGTGTTGAGAAATCAAGAAAACGAGACCACAGTCCCAGTAAAGAAAGATCTAGAAAGCGTAGCAGAAGCAAAGAACGTTCCCACAAACATGATCACAGTGATAGCAAGGACCATTCGGACAAACATGATCGTCGAAGGAGCCAAAGTACAGAGCGAGAGAGccaagaaaagcaacagaaaaacaaagatgagaCTGTGTGA